The following are encoded together in the Deinococcus malanensis genome:
- a CDS encoding EVE domain-containing protein — protein MRFWLIKSEPDVFGFAELMRRAREPWNGVRNYQARNFLRDMREGDLCLFYHSNARPPGVAGIARVCRSAYPDDLQFDPASPYFDPKSDPSQPRWSMVDVEPLVAFPALVALETLRRLPDWADSPLTRKGARLSVLPVTGEQFWAVLDAAGLSLEDLNGIPA, from the coding sequence ATGCGGTTTTGGTTGATCAAGTCCGAGCCGGACGTGTTCGGGTTTGCCGAGCTCATGCGCCGGGCCCGGGAGCCCTGGAACGGCGTGCGCAACTATCAGGCGCGCAATTTCCTACGGGACATGCGTGAAGGGGACCTGTGCCTCTTCTACCATTCCAACGCCAGGCCGCCCGGTGTGGCAGGGATCGCGCGCGTATGCCGCTCCGCCTATCCGGACGACCTGCAGTTCGATCCTGCCAGCCCCTACTTCGACCCGAAGTCCGACCCCTCCCAGCCACGCTGGAGCATGGTGGATGTCGAACCGCTGGTGGCCTTTCCGGCCCTGGTCGCGTTGGAGACCCTGCGGCGTCTGCCGGACTGGGCCGACTCTCCCCTGACCCGCAAAGGCGCGCGCCTGAGCGTGCTGCCCGTCACCGGCGAGCAGTTCTGGGCCGTCCTGGACGCCGCCGGCTTGAGCCTGGAGGACCTGAACGGCATTCCGGCATGA
- a CDS encoding GNAT family N-acetyltransferase has product MTGTAVRVTFEPLRPQHLQLLTRWLQAPHVRAFWDDGERDEGAVQSHYFEDRDRVPGFIFSEGGSPAGFLQCEHLTPEHGFWPYATPDGETWAVDLLIGEEELMGRGLGPRVICAFLARLAARPPGWQRILIDPDVRNVRAIRAYTKAEFVPVALLGSLQLMALDRAPSFPTAV; this is encoded by the coding sequence ATGACTGGAACAGCCGTGCGGGTGACCTTTGAGCCACTGCGCCCGCAGCACCTGCAACTGCTGACCCGCTGGCTGCAGGCACCCCATGTGCGGGCCTTCTGGGATGATGGCGAGCGCGACGAGGGCGCCGTTCAGAGCCACTATTTCGAGGACCGGGACAGGGTGCCTGGGTTCATTTTTTCTGAAGGCGGTTCACCGGCCGGGTTTCTGCAGTGCGAGCATCTGACGCCGGAGCACGGGTTCTGGCCGTATGCCACGCCGGACGGGGAAACCTGGGCCGTGGACCTGCTGATCGGGGAAGAAGAGCTGATGGGCCGGGGTCTGGGACCCCGCGTGATCTGCGCTTTTCTGGCCCGGCTGGCTGCCCGGCCACCAGGCTGGCAGCGCATCCTGATTGACCCGGATGTTCGCAATGTGCGCGCCATCCGGGCCTATACCAAGGCAGAATTCGTGCCGGTGGCCCTTTTAGGCAGTCTGCAGTTGATGGCCCTGGACCGGGCCCCTTCCTTTCCCACAGCTGTTTGA